A stretch of Henckelia pumila isolate YLH828 chromosome 4, ASM3356847v2, whole genome shotgun sequence DNA encodes these proteins:
- the LOC140860728 gene encoding oleosin H1-like — protein MADRDRDRAQPQQVQVRPQQQYRLPEGGLDAPRKGYSTSQILAVITLLPVSGTLLCLAGLTLLGSLIGLAVATPLLVIFSPILVPAVILIGGATTAFLTSGAFGLTGLSSLSWVLNSFRQATGKEPLDYAKGRVQEAIVQVGERTKQTGEIIKSKAQEGAAART, from the coding sequence ATGGCCGACCGCGACCGCGACCGCGCACAGCCGCAGCAAGTTCAGGTCCGCCCTCAACAGCAATATCGCCTGCCGGAGGGCGGTCTGGACGCCCCTCGGAAAGGCTACTCCACCAGCCAAATTCTTGCGGTGATCACCCTTCTCCCCGTCAGCGGCACCCTTCTCTGCCTGGCTGGACTGACGCTCCTCGGAAGCCTCATAGGGCTGGCGGTGGCCACGCCGCTGCTGGTGATTTTCAGCCCCATCCTTGTGCCGGCCGTTATACTGATAGGCGGCGCCACGACGGCGTTCTTGACGTCCGGAGCTTTCGGGCTGACGGGTCTCTCGTCCCTTTCATGGGTGTTGAATTCATTCAGGCAGGCGACGGGGAAGGAGCCTTTGGATTACGCGAAGGGGCGCGTGCAGGAGGCGATTGTTCAGGTGGGCGAGAGGACTAAACAAACGGGCGAAATCATCAAAAGCAAAGCACAGGAAGGCGCGGCTGCTAGAACTTGA
- the LOC140863492 gene encoding LOB domain-containing protein 25-like — translation MASTSSNSNPPCAACKFLRRKCLSGCIFAPYFPPEEPTKFANVHKIFGASNVSKLLNEIPPHQREDAVNSMAYEAEARLKDPVYGCVGAISVLQRQVLHLQKELDATNADLMRYASNQKNTPDFINHYNPMNHMQNINPSRNKNNYSIGRRNNIVTDYGAPGGSSFDPNSGFCFPYPSQWVDNPSGDNTRDGGGHGSG, via the coding sequence ATGGCATCGACTTCCAGCAACTCCAACCCTCCCTGTGCCGCCTGCAAGTTCCTTAGGAGAAAATGCCTGTCCGGCTGCATTTTCGCGCCATATTTTCCTCCCGAGGAACCCACGAAATTCGCCAATGTACACAAGATCTTCGGAGCCAGCAACGTTAGCAAACTGCTCAATGAAATCCCCCCGCACCAAAGAGAAGATGCAGTCAACTCTATGGCATACGAAGCCGAGGCCAGGCTCAAGGACCCCGTCTACGGCTGCGTAGGAGCCATTTCTGTTCTCCAGAGACAAGTCCTCCATCTCCAGAAGGAACTGGATGCCACCAACGCCGATTTGATGCGTTACGCCTCCAACCAAAAAAACACCCCGGATTTCATTAATCATTATAATCCCATGAATCATATGCAAAACATTAATCCGTCGAGGAACAAAAACAATTATAGTATCGGGCGGAGGAATAATATTGTTACGGACTATGGAGCGCCTGGTGGGTCGTCTTTCGACCCGAATTCAGGGTTTTGCTTCCCTTATCCTTCGCAATGGGTCGATAATCCGTCGGGGGATAACACACGTGACGGTGGCGGGCATGGCAGCGGTTAA